From the genome of Streptococcus lutetiensis, one region includes:
- the argJ gene encoding bifunctional ornithine acetyltransferase/N-acetylglutamate synthase codes for MKVIEGNVASPLGFSADGLHAGFKKRKLDFGWIVSEVPASVAGVYTTNKVIAAPLIVTRQSVKKAQKMKAIVVNSGIANSCTGVQGMEDAYTIQKWTAEKLGVEPDLVGVASTGVIGDLLPMDTLKTGLSKLVVNGNSDDFSKAILTTDTMVKTVAVTEKFGRDEVTMAGVAKGSGMIHPNMATMLAFITCDANISSETLQLALSQNVETTFNQITVDGDTSTNDMVLVMSNGCTLNEEILPNTPEFDKFSAMLNYVMQELAKMIAKDGEGASKLIEVNVKNAPNALDARMIAKSVVGSSLVKTAIFGEDPNWGRILAAVGYAGVDVPVDNIDIFLGDVPVMLKSSPVEFEAEEIQDVMHEDEITITVDLHAGEAQGKAWGCDLSYSYVKINALYRT; via the coding sequence ATGAAAGTTATTGAAGGTAATGTAGCAAGCCCACTTGGATTTTCAGCAGATGGATTACATGCAGGGTTTAAGAAAAGAAAACTTGATTTTGGTTGGATTGTTTCAGAAGTGCCAGCCAGCGTCGCTGGGGTTTATACGACCAATAAAGTCATTGCGGCGCCACTAATTGTGACACGTCAGTCTGTTAAAAAAGCACAAAAAATGAAAGCTATCGTGGTGAACTCAGGTATTGCCAATTCTTGTACAGGTGTGCAAGGAATGGAAGATGCTTACACGATACAAAAATGGACAGCAGAAAAACTTGGTGTTGAACCTGATTTGGTCGGCGTTGCTTCAACTGGTGTGATTGGTGATTTGTTGCCAATGGATACTCTTAAAACAGGTCTTTCTAAACTTGTGGTGAATGGAAATTCAGATGATTTTTCAAAAGCTATTTTGACAACAGATACCATGGTTAAAACTGTTGCAGTTACGGAAAAATTCGGTCGTGACGAGGTAACCATGGCGGGTGTTGCAAAGGGGTCAGGCATGATTCACCCAAATATGGCGACAATGCTAGCTTTTATCACTTGTGATGCTAATATTTCAAGTGAAACCTTGCAACTTGCGTTAAGTCAGAACGTTGAAACGACTTTCAATCAAATCACGGTTGATGGTGATACTTCAACGAATGATATGGTTCTTGTCATGTCAAATGGTTGCACTTTGAACGAAGAAATTTTGCCAAATACGCCTGAGTTTGATAAATTCTCAGCCATGCTTAATTACGTGATGCAAGAATTGGCTAAAATGATTGCCAAAGACGGTGAAGGCGCAAGCAAACTCATTGAAGTGAATGTTAAAAATGCTCCAAACGCTCTTGATGCACGCATGATAGCTAAAAGTGTTGTTGGTTCAAGCCTTGTGAAGACGGCTATTTTTGGTGAAGACCCTAACTGGGGACGTATTCTAGCAGCAGTTGGTTATGCAGGGGTTGATGTTCCTGTTGATAATATTGACATTTTCCTTGGCGATGTTCCAGTCATGTTAAAATCAAGTCCCGTTGAATTTGAAGCAGAAGAAATACAAGATGTTATGCACGAAGATGAGATTACTATCACTGTTGATTTGCATGCGGGTGAAGCACAAGGAAAAGCTTGGGGTTGTGATTTGTCATACAGTTACGTGAAAATCAATGCCCTCTATCGTACATAA